A window of Longimicrobium sp. genomic DNA:
GAGCTGGAGAACAACCCGAAGGCGGCGCTGCCGCGGCTGCGCGGGGCGCACGCCCGGCCGTTCAAGCGGCGGATGGAGACGGAGCTGCTGCAGTACGCGTCGGACTACGCGGCCACGCTGGTGCGCGCGGCGTGCGAGGTGGCGGTGGACGGCGGCGGGGCGCCCGAGCTGGCGGCGCGCTTCGGCGTGGAGCCGCGCACGGTGGGCGCCTGGTGCCGGCGCGAGGCGCTTCCCCCGCCGCGGCGGCTGCAGGCGTGGATGCGCGTGCTGCTGGCGGCGTGGCTGCTGGAAGAGCCCGGCCGCAGCGTGCTGAACGCCGCCCGCTCGGCCGGCTACGCCAACGACCACGCCCTGCGCCGCGCCATGCGCGAGCTGGCCGGCGGCGACCCGTCCACGCTCCCGCGCGAGCAGCTGTTCGAGACCGCCGCCGCGCGCATGAACGACGAGCTGCGCGTGCTGCGGGAGCGCCTGCGCGAGCGCCGCCGCACCGGCCGCGTCACCGCGCGCGACTTCTACTGATCCTGTTTCCCGAGATTACTTCTTGATTCTACAGCGGAAGGGACTCACACGGAGTCAACGGAGTCAACGGAGAGTTTTCTCTGTTGACTCCGTTTCCTCCGTGTGAGGCATTCAGTTACGGATCTCGAACCCTGAACGATCCTCAGTCGAGGATGAGTGCGGCGATGATGACGCCCACGACGATCGCGGCCACGATGTACAGGAAGTTCTGGCTCCCCACCTGCGCCTCGGCGCCGCGCTTCTCCTCGGCGGCCGCCTGCACCTGGCGGCGGACCTCGTCGGTGCTGACGTAGAGCGAGGGCGCGGGCTTCCGCGGCTGCGGCGCGTCGGCCTGCGCGGCGGGCGCGGGGGCCACCGCCGCGGCGGGAGCGGGGGCAAGGTCCTGGCTCTGCTGCTGGGCCAGCGCCGGCCCGGCGCAGAGGGCG
This region includes:
- a CDS encoding helix-turn-helix domain-containing protein, which produces MNRTPERLVLVLDAPVHRTLRELEGHYRTRDVESWDELEAALAGAAPSTVALVNPYSGRARGEGPSPRLRELVWRRPSTPVVVALHVHPERLDDIVALLAWGISEMIDLELENNPKAALPRLRGAHARPFKRRMETELLQYASDYAATLVRAACEVAVDGGGAPELAARFGVEPRTVGAWCRREALPPPRRLQAWMRVLLAAWLLEEPGRSVLNAARSAGYANDHALRRAMRELAGGDPSTLPREQLFETAAARMNDELRVLRERLRERRRTGRVTARDFY